In Streptomyces sp. NBC_00483, a single window of DNA contains:
- the hisB gene encoding imidazoleglycerol-phosphate dehydratase HisB, producing the protein MSRVGRVERTTKETSVLVEIDLDGTGKVNVATGVGFYDHMLDQLGKHGLFDLTVKTEGDLHIDSHHTIEDTALALGAAFKQALGDKVGIYRFGNCTVPLDESLAQVTVDLSGRPYLVHTEPEKLAPMIGEYDTTMTRHILESFVAQAQIALHVHVPYGRNAHHIVECQFKALARALRYASEIDPRAAAAGILPSTKGAL; encoded by the coding sequence ATGAGCCGCGTAGGACGTGTTGAACGTACGACCAAGGAGACCTCGGTCCTCGTCGAGATCGACCTCGACGGCACCGGCAAGGTCAATGTCGCGACCGGGGTCGGCTTCTACGACCACATGCTCGACCAGCTCGGCAAGCACGGCCTGTTCGACCTCACGGTGAAGACCGAGGGCGACCTGCACATCGACTCGCACCACACCATCGAGGACACCGCCCTCGCCCTCGGCGCCGCCTTCAAGCAGGCGCTCGGCGACAAGGTCGGCATCTACCGGTTCGGCAACTGCACCGTGCCGCTCGACGAGTCGCTCGCCCAGGTGACGGTCGACCTGTCAGGACGCCCGTACCTCGTGCACACCGAGCCCGAGAAGCTGGCGCCGATGATCGGCGAGTACGACACGACGATGACCCGGCACATCCTGGAGTCCTTCGTCGCGCAGGCGCAGATCGCGCTGCACGTCCACGTCCCGTACGGGCGCAACGCGCACCACATCGTGGAGTGCCAGTTCAAGGCCCTCGCGCGCGCCCTGCGCTACGCCAGCGAGATCGACCCGCGCGCGGCCGCCGCCGGGATCCTGCCCTCCACGAAGGGCGCGCTGTGA
- a CDS encoding histidinol-phosphate transaminase has product MTKIDDLPVREELRGKSPYGAPQLDVAVRLNTNENPYPLPEPLVQRIAERVADAARELNRYPDRDAVELRTELARYLTRTTGYEVGYEQVWAANGSNEVLQQLLQAFGGPGRLALGFEPSYSMHPLLARGTNTGWVSAPRRADFSLDVPAAVEAIRTHKPHVVFITSPNNPTGNAVAAEDVLALYEAAGRDAMVIVDEAYTEFSHGTSLLSLLEGRPNLVISRTMSKAFGAAGLRLGYLAADPAVVDAVQLVRLPYHLSAVNQATALAALEYTDTLLQYVQQLKTERDRVVRELEGLGFDVTVADANFIQFGVFEDPGAVWQFILDRGVLIRDNGVPGRLRVTVGTPEENDAFLDAAREVKKDRMNSQERGA; this is encoded by the coding sequence GTGACCAAGATCGACGACCTTCCCGTACGCGAGGAACTGCGCGGCAAGTCCCCTTACGGTGCACCGCAGTTGGACGTGGCCGTCCGGCTGAACACGAACGAGAACCCGTACCCGCTGCCCGAGCCCCTTGTGCAGCGGATCGCCGAGCGTGTCGCCGACGCGGCCCGCGAGCTCAACCGCTACCCGGACCGGGACGCGGTCGAGCTGCGCACGGAACTCGCCAGGTACCTGACCCGTACGACCGGCTACGAGGTCGGCTACGAGCAGGTGTGGGCGGCCAACGGGTCGAACGAGGTGCTCCAGCAGCTCCTCCAGGCCTTCGGCGGCCCCGGCCGGCTGGCGCTCGGCTTCGAGCCCTCGTACTCGATGCACCCGCTGCTCGCCCGCGGCACCAACACCGGCTGGGTGAGCGCCCCGCGCCGCGCCGACTTCTCGCTCGACGTACCGGCCGCCGTCGAGGCGATCCGGACGCACAAGCCGCACGTCGTCTTCATCACCAGCCCCAACAACCCCACCGGTAACGCGGTCGCGGCCGAGGACGTCCTCGCGCTGTACGAGGCCGCCGGGCGGGACGCGATGGTGATCGTCGACGAGGCGTACACCGAGTTCAGCCACGGCACCTCGCTGCTGTCGCTCCTCGAGGGCCGCCCGAACCTCGTCATCTCGCGGACGATGTCCAAGGCCTTCGGCGCGGCCGGCCTTCGGCTCGGCTACCTCGCCGCCGACCCGGCCGTGGTCGACGCCGTCCAACTGGTGCGTCTGCCCTACCACTTGTCGGCCGTGAACCAGGCGACGGCGCTCGCCGCCCTGGAGTACACCGACACGCTGCTCCAGTACGTGCAGCAGCTGAAGACCGAACGCGACCGTGTCGTCCGGGAGTTGGAGGGGCTCGGCTTCGATGTCACCGTCGCCGACGCCAACTTCATCCAGTTCGGCGTCTTCGAGGACCCGGGCGCCGTGTGGCAGTTCATCCTCGACCGCGGCGTCCTGATCCGTGACAACGGAGTCCCGGGACGCCTGCGGGTGACCGTCGGCACCCCCGAAGAGAACGACGCGTTCCTGGACGCGGCTCGCGAAGTGAAGAAGGACCGAATGAACAGTCAGGAGCGGGGCGCATGA
- the hisD gene encoding histidinol dehydrogenase produces MISRIDLRGAALPEGQALRSLLPRADFDVSAALEKVRPICEAVHHRGDAALIEYGEKFDGVKLEAVRVPAEAIDKALADLDPAVRAALEESIRRARIVHREQRRSSHTTQVVPGGSVTEKWVPVERVGLYAPGGRSVYPSSVIMNAVPAQEAGVESIALASPPQKEFGGLPHPTILAACALLGVDEVYAVGGAQAVAMYAYGTESCAPANMVTGPGNIWVAAAKRYFTGRIGIDAEAGPTEIAVLADSTADPVHVASDLISQAEHDPLAAAVLVTDSEELAAAVEQELEPQVAATKHVEDRIVPALKGRQSAVVLVDSLDDGLKVVDAYGAEHLEIQTADASAVAQRVKNAGAIFVGPWAPVSLGDYAAGSNHVLPTGGCACHSSGLSVQSFLRGIHIVDYTKDALAEVAATVVTLADAEDLPAHGAAIKARFAGGELDLHSGWKVPKNQ; encoded by the coding sequence GTGATCTCTCGAATCGATCTGCGCGGCGCCGCCCTCCCCGAGGGCCAGGCCCTGCGCTCGCTGCTGCCCCGAGCCGACTTCGATGTCTCGGCCGCCCTGGAGAAGGTGCGTCCGATCTGCGAGGCCGTGCATCATCGTGGCGACGCGGCGCTGATCGAGTACGGAGAGAAATTCGACGGAGTGAAGCTGGAAGCCGTACGGGTTCCGGCCGAGGCCATCGACAAGGCGCTCGCCGATCTCGACCCCGCCGTGCGCGCCGCCCTGGAGGAGTCCATCCGCCGGGCCCGCATCGTCCACCGCGAGCAGCGCCGCAGCAGCCACACGACGCAGGTCGTGCCGGGCGGCTCCGTCACCGAGAAGTGGGTGCCGGTCGAGCGCGTCGGCCTGTACGCGCCCGGTGGCCGGTCCGTCTACCCGTCGTCCGTGATCATGAACGCCGTACCGGCGCAGGAGGCGGGCGTCGAGTCGATCGCGCTCGCGTCCCCGCCGCAGAAGGAATTCGGCGGACTTCCGCACCCCACGATCCTCGCCGCCTGCGCGCTTCTCGGCGTCGACGAGGTGTACGCGGTCGGCGGCGCCCAGGCCGTCGCCATGTACGCGTACGGCACGGAGTCCTGCGCCCCGGCGAACATGGTGACCGGCCCCGGCAACATCTGGGTGGCCGCCGCCAAGCGCTACTTCACGGGACGCATCGGCATCGACGCCGAGGCGGGCCCGACCGAGATCGCGGTCCTCGCCGACTCCACCGCCGACCCGGTGCACGTCGCCTCCGACCTGATCAGTCAGGCCGAGCACGACCCGCTGGCGGCCGCCGTCCTCGTCACGGACAGCGAGGAACTCGCCGCTGCCGTGGAGCAGGAGCTGGAGCCGCAGGTCGCCGCCACCAAGCACGTCGAGGACCGGATCGTGCCCGCCCTCAAGGGGCGGCAGTCCGCGGTCGTGCTCGTCGACTCGCTCGACGACGGCCTCAAGGTCGTCGACGCGTACGGGGCCGAGCACCTGGAGATCCAGACCGCCGACGCCTCCGCCGTGGCCCAGCGCGTCAAGAACGCGGGCGCGATCTTCGTCGGCCCGTGGGCGCCCGTCTCCCTCGGTGACTACGCCGCCGGGTCCAACCACGTGCTGCCGACGGGCGGCTGCGCCTGCCACTCGTCCGGCCTCTCCGTCCAGTCCTTCCTGCGCGGCATCCACATCGTCGACTACACGAAGGACGCCCTCGCCGAGGTCGCGGCCACCGTGGTGACGCTCGCCGACGCAGAGGACCTGCCCGCGCACGGCGCGGCGATCAAGGCCCGTTTTGCCGGAGGCGAACTAGACCTGCACAGCGGGTGGAAGGTACCCAAGAACCAGTGA
- a CDS encoding oxidoreductase: protein MWQAFRNGSVYDLRTGDSGRDDPHGGHPWGPERSVRARIVAWLLLDGPPALDGRVSSLKLQGVQITDVFDLAGGNVVPYLEMKGCRFEKEVLLPEAHFTTVRLIGCSVPRLEGARVHTEGDLHLARCRFHKGIRLTDAHIGTDLLLNQAVVFSDRRGKSIMADGLTIGQDLQAELLETHGELRLRSATVGVSLSLRGARLNSSRGRWALNAPQMSVERTLYLGPAALGGPLLNGGMTPARGTRVQRFECVGGVRLDDGRFGDALDLDSARFTMENEQEVSMRRVQTPELRFLCDKPKRGRIVLSGARATNLVDRSTSWPGPGQLRLGGFQYENLIASGPFPLARRLDWLADATPEYSPEPYEQLATVLRNSGEDSDARAVLLAKQRRRRETLPIAAKVWGYVQDWTVAYGYRPGRAALWMAIVWALSTVAFSQAPHPRIKPGEGPVWDPALFTLDLLLPVIDLGQAGSWQLRGPWQWASAILVLLGWILATTVAAGATRLLRRS, encoded by the coding sequence ATGTGGCAGGCGTTCCGCAACGGAAGCGTCTACGACCTGCGCACCGGGGACAGCGGGCGGGACGATCCGCACGGCGGCCACCCCTGGGGCCCGGAGCGCAGCGTGCGGGCGCGCATCGTGGCGTGGCTGCTGCTCGACGGCCCGCCGGCGCTCGACGGGCGGGTCTCCTCGCTCAAGCTCCAGGGCGTACAGATCACGGACGTCTTCGACCTCGCGGGCGGCAACGTCGTCCCGTACCTGGAGATGAAGGGCTGCCGCTTCGAGAAGGAGGTGCTCCTCCCGGAGGCGCACTTCACGACCGTGCGGCTCATCGGCTGCTCGGTGCCCCGCCTGGAGGGCGCCCGGGTGCACACGGAGGGCGATCTGCACCTCGCCCGCTGCCGTTTCCACAAGGGGATCCGGCTCACGGACGCGCACATAGGGACGGACCTGCTGCTCAACCAGGCCGTCGTGTTCAGCGACCGGCGCGGGAAGTCGATCATGGCGGACGGGCTCACGATCGGCCAGGATCTCCAGGCCGAACTGCTCGAGACGCACGGCGAGCTGAGACTGCGCAGCGCGACGGTCGGCGTCTCGCTGTCGCTGCGCGGCGCCAGGCTGAACAGCAGCCGGGGCCGCTGGGCCCTGAACGCTCCGCAGATGTCGGTCGAGCGGACCCTGTACCTCGGCCCCGCCGCGCTCGGCGGCCCGCTCCTCAACGGCGGCATGACGCCCGCCCGCGGCACCCGCGTGCAGCGCTTCGAGTGCGTGGGCGGGGTGCGGCTCGACGACGGCCGGTTCGGCGACGCGCTCGACCTGGACTCGGCGCGCTTCACGATGGAGAACGAGCAGGAGGTCTCCATGCGCCGCGTCCAGACCCCGGAACTGCGCTTCCTCTGCGACAAGCCGAAGCGCGGCCGGATCGTGCTGTCCGGCGCGCGGGCGACGAACCTGGTCGACAGATCGACCAGCTGGCCGGGCCCCGGCCAGCTCCGCCTCGGCGGGTTCCAGTACGAGAACCTCATCGCGTCCGGCCCCTTCCCCCTCGCCCGCCGCCTCGACTGGCTCGCCGACGCGACACCCGAGTACAGCCCGGAGCCGTACGAGCAACTGGCCACCGTGCTGCGCAACAGCGGCGAGGACTCCGACGCCCGCGCGGTGCTGCTCGCCAAGCAGCGCAGGCGCCGCGAGACGCTGCCGATCGCGGCGAAGGTGTGGGGCTACGTCCAGGACTGGACGGTGGCGTACGGGTACCGCCCCGGCCGGGCCGCGCTGTGGATGGCGATCGTCTGGGCGCTCAGCACGGTCGCCTTCTCCCAGGCCCCGCACCCCCGCATCAAGCCCGGCGAGGGCCCGGTCTGGGACCCGGCCCTCTTCACCCTCGACCTCCTCCTCCCCGTCATCGACCTCGGCCAGGCCGGCAGCTGGCAACTCCGCGGCCCCTGGCAGTGGGCCTCGGCGATCCTGGTCCTCCTGGGCTGGATCCTGGCGACGACGGTGGCAGCGGGCGCAACGCGACTGCTCCGCAGAAGCTGA